A region from the Curtobacterium sp. MCBA15_012 genome encodes:
- a CDS encoding cupin domain-containing protein: MRDTTSISSWEPVIFRPDELPTIDRGNGARTTPMVTSARGGTGFLNGVTTFEPGATIGLHTHNCVESVMIIEGDAIVDINGEEAPLTLHDTTFVPANIPHRFKNASDTNRMRILWTYASLDATRTLIASGETGRIDAEQAFDTEGRSA, encoded by the coding sequence ATGCGAGACACAACGTCGATCAGCTCGTGGGAGCCGGTCATCTTCCGACCGGACGAGCTCCCGACCATCGACCGCGGCAACGGTGCACGCACCACGCCCATGGTCACCTCGGCACGCGGTGGCACCGGGTTCCTGAACGGGGTCACGACGTTCGAGCCCGGCGCCACCATCGGGCTGCACACGCACAACTGTGTGGAGTCGGTAATGATCATCGAGGGTGACGCAATCGTTGACATCAACGGCGAGGAGGCGCCGTTGACGTTGCACGACACCACGTTCGTTCCCGCGAACATCCCCCACCGGTTCAAAAACGCGTCGGACACGAACCGGATGCGGATCCTCTGGACCTACGCCTCCTTGGACGCGACCCGGACGCTGATCGCTTCCGGCGAGACCGGACGGATCGATGCGGAGCAGGCCTTCGACACGGAGGGACGGTCAGCATGA
- a CDS encoding CitMHS family transporter: MAAFWFVLSKGATMLVILGFCMIAVFMVLVMAKRMTPIAALIIVPIIFGLFAGHGLDMGDMVIESLLKLAPTAGLLFFAIIFFGTMIDVGLFDPLIRLILRFVKDDPVRLVVGTALLTTIVSLDGDGSTTFIIVTSALLPIYMRLGMNPVTLTVVAAMSNGVLNTVPWGGSTARASAALNVSPIDIFVPMVPAIAAGLLTVLVLGYFMGIQERNRLGKLELQASPGFLRKARVGEPEIIGADNGRSFTRAVYSERTATGSIGTPRTGSSVVISNNFAAELDGVKGILDRPNARPKLIWFNLILTLAVMVTLVVDVTEPVVIFMIAASVALVINFPRIKQQSEQLKAHADSVISVVGMVFAASVLTGVLDGTGMVDAMAKWLVGIVPDQMGPFMALIAGALSVPLTFIMTNDAFYFGVLPILAQTAEHFGIGGVEMARASLVGQALHQSSPLVASFLLLIGLANVNLADHFKKVIWRGAIVAGVMLLVGGLTLAYPLF; encoded by the coding sequence ATGGCGGCGTTCTGGTTCGTCCTGAGCAAGGGAGCAACGATGCTCGTGATACTCGGCTTCTGCATGATCGCCGTCTTCATGGTCCTGGTGATGGCCAAACGGATGACGCCAATCGCGGCGCTCATCATCGTTCCGATCATCTTCGGACTCTTCGCCGGCCACGGCCTCGACATGGGTGACATGGTCATCGAGTCGCTGCTGAAGCTGGCGCCGACCGCCGGTCTGCTGTTCTTCGCCATCATCTTCTTCGGCACCATGATCGATGTTGGGCTGTTCGACCCGCTGATCCGTCTCATCCTCCGGTTCGTCAAGGACGACCCGGTGCGCCTGGTCGTCGGGACGGCGCTGCTGACCACGATCGTGTCGCTGGACGGTGACGGTTCGACGACGTTCATCATCGTCACCTCCGCGCTGCTGCCGATCTACATGCGACTTGGGATGAACCCGGTCACCCTGACGGTGGTCGCGGCGATGTCGAACGGTGTCCTCAACACCGTCCCATGGGGCGGATCGACCGCCCGCGCGTCGGCGGCGCTGAACGTCTCGCCGATCGACATCTTCGTGCCGATGGTGCCGGCCATCGCGGCTGGTCTACTGACGGTCCTCGTGCTCGGCTACTTCATGGGCATCCAGGAGCGGAACCGTCTCGGCAAGCTGGAACTGCAGGCCTCTCCCGGCTTCCTCCGGAAGGCGCGCGTCGGTGAGCCGGAGATCATCGGCGCCGACAACGGTCGCAGTTTCACCCGTGCCGTCTACTCGGAGCGCACCGCCACCGGGTCTATCGGCACCCCGCGGACTGGCTCCTCGGTGGTCATCAGCAACAACTTCGCCGCTGAGCTCGACGGCGTCAAGGGCATCCTCGACCGCCCGAACGCTCGGCCGAAGCTGATCTGGTTCAACCTGATCCTGACGCTCGCCGTCATGGTTACCCTCGTGGTCGACGTCACCGAGCCGGTCGTGATCTTCATGATCGCCGCGTCGGTAGCGCTGGTGATCAACTTCCCGCGCATCAAGCAACAGTCCGAGCAGCTCAAAGCACACGCCGACAGCGTCATCAGCGTCGTCGGCATGGTCTTCGCCGCATCCGTGCTCACCGGCGTCCTTGACGGTACCGGCATGGTCGACGCGATGGCGAAGTGGCTCGTAGGCATCGTGCCCGACCAGATGGGGCCGTTCATGGCACTCATCGCCGGCGCGCTCTCCGTCCCGCTGACCTTCATCATGACGAACGACGCGTTCTACTTCGGCGTCCTGCCGATCCTCGCCCAGACCGCGGAACACTTCGGGATCGGCGGCGTCGAGATGGCCCGCGCATCGCTGGTCGGGCAGGCGCTGCACCAGTCCAGCCCTCTCGTCGCCTCGTTCCTGCTGCTCATCGGCCTCGCCAACGTCAACCTCGCCGACCACTTCAAGAAGGTCATCTGGCGCGGCGCCATCGTCGCCGGCGTGATGCTCCTCGTCGGCGGTCTGACCCTCGCCTACCCACTCTTCTGA
- a CDS encoding putative quinol monooxygenase, which translates to MYSVWVTVEVVPGRENAFLEAIKANAAATVADEPGCSSFDVVELEPGRRYGFYEVYDDEEAFTVAHRSAPHYAAWRRAVDETIAPGTQIVTRGPRIVAER; encoded by the coding sequence ATGTACAGCGTTTGGGTCACCGTCGAGGTCGTTCCGGGGCGAGAGAACGCGTTCTTGGAGGCGATCAAGGCGAACGCCGCCGCGACCGTTGCTGACGAACCCGGGTGCTCGTCGTTCGACGTCGTCGAGCTGGAGCCTGGTCGTCGCTACGGCTTTTACGAGGTGTACGACGACGAGGAGGCGTTCACGGTCGCGCATCGGTCGGCGCCGCACTACGCCGCGTGGCGACGCGCGGTCGACGAGACAATCGCCCCCGGCACGCAGATCGTCACGCGTGGCCCACGGATCGTCGCGGAGCGGTAG
- a CDS encoding phosphoenolpyruvate carboxykinase (GTP) has product MTITPPSDTVTPADVRADIADWVNEVAGLTQPSEIRWFDGSDQQRAAIADEMVAAGTLIRLNEDLRPNSFLARSAPEDVARVEERTFICSLDRDDAGPTNNWRAPAAMKDELRSLFDGSMRGRTMWVVPFSMGPVGGAISQIGIQITDSPYAVLSMALMTRAGSEALEAIGHDTEWVPALHSVGYPLETEGGIARSDVAWPHNPVKYISHFPETREIWSFGSGYGGNALLGKKCFSLRIASAMARDDGWLAEHMLLIKVTTPEDAVFHVAAAFPSACGKTNLAMMTPSIPGWKVETIGDDIAWMRPGTDGRLRAINPERGFFGVAPGTGYTTNPTAVHTLWGNAIFTNVALTDDGDIWWEGLTDEAPAHLIDWQGNDWTPNAGRPAAHPNARFTVAADQCPSITNDWDAADGVPVDAILFGGRRATNVPLVMQARDWDHGVFMGATISSEQTAAAEGTVGELRHDPFAMLPFCGYNMADYWAHWIEMRDVLNGNTPEVFQVNWFRKDARGKFLWPGFAENSRVIEWIIRRLEGKVAGVVDAIGLLPRPDQIDTDGIDVSRRQLEQLFEIDPTSWLEECDQLDRLFDRFGHRVPAQLRTQLELNRSNLRHAQDDAAPITA; this is encoded by the coding sequence ATGACCATCACCCCGCCCTCCGACACCGTCACCCCGGCAGACGTCCGCGCCGATATCGCCGACTGGGTCAACGAAGTCGCGGGCCTCACCCAGCCGAGCGAGATCCGATGGTTCGACGGTTCCGACCAGCAGCGAGCCGCTATCGCCGACGAGATGGTCGCCGCCGGCACCCTCATCCGGCTGAACGAGGACCTCCGCCCGAACAGCTTCCTCGCACGCTCTGCACCGGAGGACGTCGCACGGGTCGAGGAACGGACATTCATCTGCTCCTTGGACCGGGACGACGCAGGCCCGACGAACAACTGGCGAGCCCCCGCGGCGATGAAGGACGAGCTCCGCAGCCTGTTCGACGGCAGCATGCGCGGTCGGACCATGTGGGTCGTGCCGTTCTCCATGGGCCCCGTCGGGGGAGCGATCTCGCAGATCGGGATCCAAATCACCGACTCCCCATACGCGGTGCTCAGTATGGCGCTGATGACGCGCGCCGGATCCGAAGCGCTCGAGGCGATCGGCCACGACACCGAGTGGGTCCCGGCCCTGCACAGCGTCGGCTACCCGCTCGAGACCGAAGGTGGCATCGCCCGATCGGACGTCGCCTGGCCGCACAACCCGGTGAAGTACATCTCGCACTTCCCGGAGACGCGCGAGATCTGGTCGTTCGGATCCGGGTACGGCGGGAACGCGCTGCTCGGCAAGAAATGCTTCTCATTGCGCATCGCGTCGGCGATGGCACGCGACGACGGCTGGCTCGCCGAGCACATGCTCCTGATCAAGGTGACCACTCCCGAGGACGCGGTGTTCCACGTCGCCGCAGCGTTCCCGTCCGCCTGCGGCAAGACGAACCTCGCGATGATGACCCCGTCGATCCCCGGCTGGAAGGTCGAAACCATCGGCGACGACATCGCGTGGATGCGTCCCGGAACCGACGGCCGCCTCCGCGCCATCAACCCGGAACGAGGATTCTTCGGCGTCGCACCCGGCACCGGATACACCACGAACCCGACCGCGGTGCACACGCTCTGGGGGAACGCGATCTTCACCAACGTGGCACTCACAGACGACGGCGACATCTGGTGGGAGGGTCTCACCGATGAGGCGCCCGCGCACCTGATCGACTGGCAGGGCAACGACTGGACGCCGAACGCCGGTCGCCCCGCGGCGCACCCCAACGCACGGTTCACTGTCGCAGCCGACCAGTGCCCCTCGATCACGAACGACTGGGACGCGGCAGACGGCGTGCCCGTCGATGCGATCCTCTTCGGCGGGCGTCGGGCAACGAACGTGCCGCTCGTAATGCAGGCCCGCGATTGGGACCACGGCGTCTTCATGGGTGCGACGATCTCATCGGAGCAGACCGCCGCCGCAGAGGGCACGGTCGGAGAGCTCCGCCACGACCCGTTCGCGATGCTGCCGTTCTGCGGGTACAACATGGCCGACTACTGGGCGCACTGGATCGAGATGCGGGATGTCCTGAACGGGAACACACCCGAGGTCTTCCAGGTGAATTGGTTCCGGAAGGACGCGCGCGGCAAGTTCCTATGGCCGGGCTTCGCCGAAAACTCGCGGGTCATCGAGTGGATCATCCGACGCCTCGAGGGGAAGGTTGCCGGCGTCGTAGACGCCATCGGCCTGCTGCCGCGTCCGGACCAGATCGACACCGACGGCATCGACGTCTCACGGCGACAGCTTGAGCAGCTGTTCGAGATCGACCCGACATCGTGGC
- a CDS encoding antibiotic biosynthesis monooxygenase, with the protein MSVTEIAEINILDGTTNRFEAAAAEAAAHFQSAPGCRTFELRRSVEHPNRYRLFVGWDSVEAHTIDFRQSEGFAAWRALVHTFFAEPPRVEHVSTVLKAF; encoded by the coding sequence ATGAGTGTCACCGAGATCGCCGAGATCAACATCCTCGACGGCACCACGAACCGATTCGAGGCCGCGGCTGCGGAAGCCGCCGCGCACTTCCAGTCCGCGCCAGGATGCCGCACGTTCGAGCTGCGTCGATCGGTCGAACACCCCAACCGGTATCGGTTGTTCGTCGGCTGGGACAGCGTCGAGGCGCACACGATCGACTTCCGTCAGTCCGAGGGATTCGCCGCGTGGCGCGCACTCGTCCACACCTTCTTCGCAGAACCGCCCCGGGTCGAGCACGTCAGCACCGTGCTCAAGGCTTTCTGA
- a CDS encoding GntR family transcriptional regulator: MSDMQMVPASQAVELNGVRMGKTERVYEQLKHDIQNGTFRPGQILPEVMLVEHTGMSRTPVREALRRLAADGLVEIQPRRAPMVTRLSLAGARALFDFRRILEPAAMREVVGRATREPRIGHLFAGIAADFEDLSIQEYSEAFADRFSELTARFDDNVVELTPNEYLSQAIHELRPHTARLRHIAHQDIGRLSESIREHIEMCRAIESGDAERAAAACTHHLFHVDQAIFNALLASSRMDQAIVDL, translated from the coding sequence ATGAGCGACATGCAGATGGTTCCGGCATCGCAAGCCGTCGAGTTGAACGGCGTCCGGATGGGCAAGACCGAGCGGGTCTACGAGCAGCTCAAGCACGACATCCAGAACGGCACCTTCCGACCCGGGCAGATCCTGCCCGAGGTGATGCTCGTGGAACACACGGGCATGTCGCGGACGCCGGTACGGGAGGCACTCCGACGCCTCGCCGCGGACGGCCTCGTCGAGATCCAGCCACGTCGCGCCCCGATGGTGACCAGGCTCTCGCTGGCGGGCGCACGGGCGCTGTTCGACTTCCGGCGGATCCTCGAACCGGCGGCGATGCGCGAGGTCGTAGGGCGTGCAACACGCGAGCCCCGCATCGGACATCTCTTCGCCGGCATCGCCGCGGACTTCGAGGACCTCAGCATCCAGGAGTACTCCGAGGCCTTCGCGGACCGGTTCTCGGAACTGACGGCACGGTTCGACGACAACGTGGTGGAGCTGACGCCGAACGAGTACCTCTCGCAGGCGATCCACGAACTTCGCCCGCACACCGCACGCCTGCGGCACATCGCGCATCAGGACATCGGCCGGCTGTCGGAGTCGATCCGGGAACACATCGAGATGTGCAGGGCGATTGAGTCGGGCGACGCCGAACGGGCGGCCGCCGCATGCACCCACCACCTCTTCCACGTCGACCAAGCCATCTTCAACGCGCTCCTGGCATCCTCTCGGATGGACCAAGCGATCGTCGACCTCTGA
- a CDS encoding NAD-dependent succinate-semialdehyde dehydrogenase, with product MITSVDPRNGAQLATYDNTPATEVDTILDDAVTAQRAWRRTPIGERSALLRRAAAVLRAGVPRFAHTITAEMGKPIVEAEAEIEKCALTLDFYADHAAEFLADTPVASSAADSRVLYEPLGVVLAIMPWNYPFWQFFRFIAPALAAGNGAILKHANNVPAAALAVEEVIREAGAPAGLFKSVLINSSEVAGLIADDRIAAVTLTGSTEVGAIVASQAGTALKKQVLELGGSDPFIVLADADVPAAAKAAVKARYTNNGQSCVNAKRFIVEESIADEFVAEFKANVEALKLGDPFERDTNIGPMARGNLRDELHDQVTRTLDAGGVLITGGVPVEGPGFYYPATIIDHVTPKHAAFVEETFGPVAAVIRAKDATEAVELANDTEFGLGAAVWSADLSKAEDLARQIDAGAVFVNSVVASDPRLPFGGIKRSGYGRELGVNGIREFVNVKTLSIGTTAAPKPVTAAVTEATE from the coding sequence ATGATCACCTCGGTGGATCCCCGCAACGGGGCCCAGCTCGCCACGTACGACAACACTCCGGCGACGGAGGTCGACACCATCCTCGATGACGCGGTCACCGCGCAGCGCGCTTGGCGACGAACCCCCATCGGCGAGCGGTCCGCGCTGCTGCGTCGCGCGGCGGCAGTGCTCCGTGCGGGCGTGCCGCGCTTCGCCCACACCATCACCGCGGAGATGGGCAAGCCGATCGTCGAGGCGGAGGCGGAGATCGAGAAGTGCGCGCTCACTCTCGACTTCTACGCCGACCACGCGGCGGAGTTCCTCGCCGACACCCCCGTCGCGTCGTCCGCAGCGGACAGTCGCGTGCTCTACGAGCCGCTCGGAGTGGTGCTGGCGATCATGCCGTGGAACTACCCGTTCTGGCAGTTCTTCCGCTTCATCGCTCCCGCACTCGCCGCCGGTAACGGCGCGATCCTCAAGCACGCCAACAACGTCCCCGCCGCAGCGCTCGCGGTCGAGGAGGTCATTCGCGAGGCGGGCGCCCCCGCCGGACTCTTCAAGAGCGTGCTGATCAACTCGTCCGAGGTCGCAGGACTCATCGCTGACGACCGGATCGCGGCGGTCACGCTCACCGGTTCCACCGAGGTCGGGGCGATCGTCGCCAGCCAGGCGGGGACCGCGCTGAAGAAGCAGGTACTCGAGCTGGGCGGCTCGGACCCGTTCATCGTCCTCGCCGACGCGGACGTCCCCGCAGCTGCGAAGGCGGCGGTGAAGGCGCGCTACACCAACAACGGGCAGTCGTGCGTGAACGCGAAGCGGTTCATCGTCGAGGAGTCCATTGCGGACGAGTTCGTTGCGGAGTTCAAGGCGAACGTCGAGGCGCTCAAGCTCGGCGACCCGTTCGAACGCGACACCAACATCGGGCCGATGGCGCGGGGGAACCTCCGTGACGAGTTGCACGACCAGGTCACGCGCACCCTCGACGCAGGCGGTGTCCTCATCACCGGTGGCGTACCGGTGGAGGGCCCCGGGTTCTACTACCCGGCGACGATCATCGACCACGTCACCCCGAAGCACGCAGCATTCGTGGAGGAGACCTTCGGGCCGGTCGCCGCCGTCATCCGCGCGAAGGACGCGACCGAGGCCGTCGAGCTGGCGAACGACACCGAGTTCGGGCTCGGCGCGGCGGTCTGGTCGGCCGACCTCTCCAAGGCGGAGGACCTGGCTCGGCAGATCGACGCCGGCGCCGTGTTCGTCAACAGCGTCGTCGCGTCGGACCCGCGTCTGCCGTTCGGCGGTATCAAGCGTTCCGGGTACGGCCGTGAACTCGGCGTCAACGGCATCCGCGAGTTCGTCAACGTGAAGACCTTGTCGATCGGCACGACCGCAGCGCCGAAGCCGGTCACAGCTGCGGTCACCGAGGCCACGGAGTGA
- the mqo gene encoding malate dehydrogenase (quinone), with the protein MSETADVVLIGGGVMSATLGAMLSRLEPTWTIHIYESGPKLALESSGPWRNAGTGHSGLCELNYMPEGPHGELDGTKATTINAEFQLSREFWSTLVRDATLPEPHTFINSVPHMTFVRGDDDVDYLRRRFEILRTRPLFAEMEHTTDTAQIAEWAPLLTQERGTEPIAATRSTAGTDVDFGRLTEALVTDIEHRGGVVRTNAKIVGLRRSQHGPWSVTVRAAGEATRSVSARFVFVGAGGASLSLLQQSGIPEIRGYGGFPISGLFLKTTAPAIVEQHHAKVYGKAAVGAPPMSVPHLDTRVVNGQRSLLFGPYAGFSPKFLIGGRVTDLPGSIRGHNLGPLLSVAAGNPGLLKYLVGEILASRRKRDGALRDFVPNLQADDWELITAGQRVQVIKPDSRGRGSLQFGTEVVVGGNGSIAGLLGASPGASTAVAIMLDLLRRCFPGRWDGWQPTLDALIPSHRHDLTTDPARAEASIATTADTLKLTPVWHRNGRTAP; encoded by the coding sequence GTGAGCGAGACAGCAGACGTCGTCCTGATCGGCGGCGGAGTGATGAGCGCCACCCTCGGCGCGATGCTGAGTCGGCTCGAGCCGACCTGGACCATCCATATCTACGAGAGCGGCCCGAAGCTCGCACTGGAGAGCAGCGGACCGTGGCGGAACGCCGGGACAGGACACAGCGGCCTCTGCGAACTCAACTACATGCCCGAGGGGCCGCACGGCGAGCTCGACGGCACGAAGGCGACCACCATCAACGCCGAGTTCCAGCTGAGCCGTGAGTTCTGGTCCACCTTGGTCCGGGACGCGACGCTGCCGGAACCCCACACGTTCATCAACTCCGTGCCCCACATGACCTTCGTGCGCGGCGACGACGACGTCGACTACCTGCGCCGGCGCTTCGAGATCTTGCGGACGCGTCCACTCTTCGCGGAGATGGAGCACACCACCGACACCGCGCAGATCGCCGAGTGGGCGCCGCTGCTCACCCAAGAACGTGGTACCGAACCGATCGCCGCGACCCGGTCGACCGCCGGCACGGACGTCGACTTCGGGAGGCTCACAGAGGCTCTCGTGACCGACATCGAGCACCGCGGCGGCGTCGTCCGAACCAACGCGAAAATTGTCGGTCTACGGCGATCGCAGCACGGTCCCTGGTCGGTGACGGTCCGCGCGGCGGGCGAGGCCACACGGAGCGTCTCAGCACGGTTCGTGTTCGTCGGCGCGGGCGGGGCATCGCTCAGCCTTCTGCAGCAATCCGGAATTCCCGAGATCCGGGGGTACGGCGGATTCCCCATCTCAGGCCTGTTCCTGAAGACCACGGCGCCCGCCATCGTCGAACAGCACCACGCGAAGGTGTACGGCAAGGCCGCGGTCGGTGCCCCGCCGATGTCCGTTCCCCACCTCGACACCCGCGTCGTCAACGGCCAGCGTTCCCTGCTGTTCGGCCCGTACGCCGGATTCAGTCCCAAGTTCCTCATCGGCGGCCGCGTCACCGACCTACCCGGCTCGATCAGGGGACACAACCTCGGCCCCCTGCTCTCCGTCGCTGCCGGCAACCCCGGCCTCCTCAAGTACCTCGTAGGAGAGATCCTCGCCAGCCGGCGCAAACGCGACGGTGCCCTCCGCGACTTCGTCCCGAACCTGCAGGCCGACGACTGGGAGCTGATCACCGCCGGTCAACGCGTCCAAGTCATCAAGCCCGACTCACGCGGCCGCGGATCCCTTCAATTCGGCACCGAAGTCGTCGTTGGCGGCAATGGCAGCATCGCCGGCCTGCTCGGTGCCTCACCTGGAGCGTCGACCGCAGTCGCGATCATGCTCGACCTGCTCCGACGGTGCTTCCCCGGGCGCTGGGACGGCTGGCAGCCGACACTCGACGCCCTCATCCCCTCGCACCGCCACGACCTCACCACCGACCCCGCTCGCGCCGAAGCCTCCATCGCCACCACCGCTGACACGCTCAAGCTCACTCCGGTCTGGCACCGTAACGGAAGGACTGCCCCATGA
- a CDS encoding Ldh family oxidoreductase: MVGPTITRNRVSADVLEAFAADVLRRSDVAAADAALIANSLLQADLWGHQSHGLLRLPWYVARIRSGAMRADARPETLIDTGSLLLLDGHDGIGQVLTEHARVEAVQRAREHGIGAVGVRNSNHFGTAMYYTRRAAADGCVSILTTNASPAMAPWGGREKAVGTNPWSIAAPWEDKVVALDIANTAVARGKIYLARQKEQPIPENWALTEDGHSTTDAAEAVHGVILPMAGHKGYAISFMMDVLSGALTGSAVGKSVHGPYEPTARSGAGHLFLAIDVNALGDADGFAERVGQMIDEVKSTPLAVGYDEIFYPGEIEDRTAAANIAAGGVELPENTWEDLEKLAAETGAALP; this comes from the coding sequence ATGGTTGGACCAACCATCACCCGGAATCGTGTCAGCGCAGACGTACTCGAGGCGTTCGCGGCTGACGTCCTTCGCCGCTCCGACGTCGCAGCGGCCGACGCGGCGCTCATCGCGAACAGCTTGCTCCAGGCCGACCTGTGGGGGCACCAGTCGCACGGGCTGCTGCGCCTGCCGTGGTACGTGGCGCGGATCCGCTCCGGCGCGATGCGTGCCGACGCCCGACCGGAGACGCTGATCGACACGGGCTCCTTGCTCCTCCTCGACGGGCACGACGGCATCGGCCAGGTGCTCACGGAGCATGCTCGGGTCGAAGCCGTGCAGCGCGCTCGTGAGCACGGGATCGGCGCGGTCGGGGTGCGGAACTCGAACCACTTCGGTACCGCGATGTACTACACCCGCCGCGCCGCAGCGGACGGATGCGTCTCGATCCTCACCACGAATGCTTCCCCGGCGATGGCGCCGTGGGGTGGCCGCGAGAAGGCCGTGGGCACGAACCCGTGGTCGATCGCCGCCCCATGGGAGGACAAGGTCGTCGCGTTGGACATCGCGAACACCGCGGTCGCCCGCGGGAAGATCTACCTCGCCCGGCAGAAGGAGCAGCCGATCCCCGAGAACTGGGCGCTGACCGAGGACGGCCACTCCACGACGGACGCCGCCGAGGCCGTCCACGGTGTGATCCTGCCGATGGCCGGACACAAAGGGTATGCGATCAGCTTCATGATGGACGTCTTGTCCGGGGCGCTCACTGGATCGGCGGTCGGGAAGAGCGTCCACGGGCCGTATGAACCGACCGCTCGCAGTGGTGCCGGCCACCTGTTCCTCGCCATCGACGTGAACGCGCTCGGCGACGCCGATGGCTTCGCGGAGCGCGTTGGGCAGATGATCGACGAGGTCAAATCGACGCCGCTCGCAGTCGGGTACGACGAGATTTTCTATCCCGGCGAGATCGAGGATCGCACTGCGGCCGCGAACATCGCCGCCGGCGGTGTCGAGCTCCCGGAGAACACGTGGGAAGACCTCGAGAAGCTCGCGGCGGAGACCGGCGCCGCGCTGCCCTGA